In Callithrix jacchus isolate 240 chromosome 18, calJac240_pri, whole genome shotgun sequence, one DNA window encodes the following:
- the ZNF687 gene encoding zinc finger protein 687 isoform X2: MGRGLGPADMGDMKTPDFDDLLAAFDIPDIDANEAIHSGPEESEGPAGPGKPEPSVGGESGDTAAASAGDDSGVPAPASDHGLPPTDISVVSVIVKNTVCPEQSEALAGGSAGDGARAVGVTKEGPVGPHLMQNGFGDPEPSLPGTPHSPVPPSGGTWKEKGMEGKAPLDLFAHFGPEPGEHPDPLPPSAPSPPREGAMTPPPFPSPFELVQENGPGMQPPVSSPPLGALKQESCSPSHPQGLARQGSGSSPDATGIPGSTSPPRVAGVPFFKQSPGHQSPLASPKVPICQLLKEEDDEGPVDKSSPGSPQSPSSGAEAADEDSNDSPASSSSSRPLKVRIKTIKTSCGNITRTVTRVPSDPDPPAPLSEGAFLAEASLLKLSPVTPTPEGPKVVSVQLGDGTRLKGTVLPVATIQNASTAMLMAASVARKAVVLPGAGTSPKMIAKNVLSLVPQALPKAEGRAGLGTGGQKVNGASVVMVQPSKTATGPSAGGGTVISRTQSSLVEAFNKILNSKNLLPAYRPNLSPPAEAGLALPPTGYRCLECGDAFSLEKSLARHYDRRSMRIEVTCNHCARRLVFFNKCSLLLHAREHKDKGLVMQCSHLVMRPVALDQMVGQPDITPLLPVAVPTVSGPLALPALGKSEGAVTSSAITTVAAEAPVLPLSTEPPAAPATSAYTCFRCLECKEQCRDKAGMAAHFQQLGPPAPGATSNVCPNCPMMLPNRCSFSAHQRMHKNRPPHVCPECGGNFLQANFQTHLREACLHVSRRVGYRCPSCSVVFGGVNSIKSHIQTSHCEVFHKCPICPMAFKSGPSAHAHLYSQHPSFQTQQAKLIYKCAMCDTVFTHKPLLSSHFDQHLLPQRVSVFKCPSCPLLFAQKRTMLEHLKNTHQSGRLEETAGKGAGGALLTPKAEPEELAVSQGGAAPATEESSTSSEEEEVPSSPEPPRPAKRPRRELGSKGLKGGGGGPGGWTCGLCHSWFPERDEYVSHMKKEHGKSVKKFPCRLCERSFCSAPSLRRHVRVNHEGIKRVYPCRYCTEGKRTFSSRLILEKHVQVRHGLPPGAQSPGRGSTLARGPSARAQGPGRKRRQSSDSCSEEPDSTTPPAKTPRGGPGSGGHGPLRYRSSGSMEQSLLVGLRVEGGAQQCLDCGLCFASPGSLNRHRFISHKKRRGVGKASALGLGDGEDEAPPSRSDPDGGDSPLPASGGPLTCKVCGKSCDSPLNLKTHFRTHGMAFIRARQGAVGDN, encoded by the exons ATGGGGAGAG GTCTGGGACCTGCCGATATGGGGGACATGAAGACCCCTGATTTTGATGACCTCCTTGCTGCCTTTGACATCCCTGACATTGATGCGAATGAAGCCATCCATTCTGGGCCAGAAGAAAGCGAGGGGCCAGCAGGACCAGGGAAGCCAGAACCCAGCGTGGGAGGTGAATCTGGAGACACAGCAGCAGCCTCTGCCGGGGACGACTCTGGAGTTCCAGCCCCGGCCTCTGACCATGGCCTGCCACCGACAGACATTTCTGTAGTCAGTGTCATTGTCAAGAACACTGTGTGTCCCGAGCAGTCTGAGGCCCTGGCTGGAGGCTCAGCAGGAGATGGGGCCCGGGCTGTGGGGGTAACTAAGGAAGGGCCTGTGGGGCCTCATCTAATGCAGAATGGTTTTGGGGACCCTGAACCTTCCCTCCCAGGAACCCCCCACTCTCCTGTTCCTCCCAGTGGGGGCACTTGGAAAGAAAAAGGCATGGAAGGCAAAGCTCCCTTGGACCTGTTTGCTCATTTTGGGCCTGAGCCAGGGGAGCACCCAGatcccctgcctccctctgcaCCCTCTCCGCCTCGGGAAGGGGCTATGACTCCacctcctttcccctctccctttGAGCTGGTCCAGGAGAATGGCCCAGGCATGCAGCCCCCTGTTTCTTCCCCACCACTGGGGGCCTTGAAGCAGGAGAGCTGCAGTCCCAGTCATCCCCAGGGCCTAGCCCGGCAAGGCTCAGGCTCTAGCCCCGACGCCACGGGCATCCCTGGTAGCACCTCGCCTCCCCGAGTTGCTGGGGTGCCCTTCTTCAAGCAGTCTCCAGGGCACCAGAGCCCTCTTGCGTCCCCCAAAGTGCCCATCTGTCAGCTCTTGAAGGAAGAAGATGATGAGGGGCCAGTGGACAAGTCTTCCCCAGGAAGTCCCCAGAGTCCCTCTagtggggctgaggctgcagaTGAGGACAGCAATGACtcccctgcctcttccagctcctcTAGGCCTCTTAAGGTGCGGATCAAGACCATCAAAACATCCTGTGGGAATATCACGAGGACTGTAACTCGGGTCCCCTCAGATCCTGATCCACCTGCTCCCTTGTCTGAGGGGGCCTTCTTGGCCGAGGCTAGCCTCTTGAAGCTGTCCCCTGTAACACCGACCCCTGAGGGTCCAAAGGTAGTGAGTGTCCAGCTGGGTGATGGTACAAGGCTGAAAGGCACTGTGCTGCCTGTGGCCACCATCCAAAACGCCAGTACTGCCATGCTGATGGCAGCCAGTGTGGCCCGCAAGGCTGTGGTGCTGCCTGGGGCCGGCACCAGCCCTAAGATGATTGCAAAGAATGTGCTAAGCCTGGTGCCCCAAGCCCTGCCTAAGGCAGAGGGGCGGGCAGGGCTGGGGACTGGGGGACAGAAGGTGAATGGTGCCTCGGTGGTGATGGTGCAGCCTTCAAAGACAGCCACTGGGCCAAGTGCAGGGGGCGGCACGGTGATCTCACGGACCCAGTCCAGCCTGGTGGAGGCCTTCAACAAGATTCTCAACAGTAAGAACCTGCTCCCTGCCTATAGGCCAAACCTGAGCCCACCAGCTGAGGCTGGGCTGGCCCTGCCTCCCACGGGCTACCGCTGCCTGGAGTGTGGGGATGCCTTCTCGTTGGAGAAGAGCCTGGCACGGCACTATGACCGCCGGAGCATGCGTATCGAGGTCACCTGCAACCACTGCGCCCGCCGCCTGGTCTTCTTCAACAAGTGCAGCCTGCTCCTGCACGCACGTGAACACAAGGACAAGGGGCTTGTCATGCAGTGCTCACACTTGGTCATGAGGCCTGTAGCCCTTGACCAGATGGTGGGGCAGCCAGACATCACACCCCTGCTGCCTGTAGCTGTCCCAACTGTCTCTGGACCTCTGGCCTTGCCTGCCTTGGGCAAGAGTGAGGGGGCCGTCACCTCCTCTGCCATTACCACAGTTGCTGCTGAGGCCCCTGTCCTGCCGCTCTCCACAGAGCCGCCCGCTGCCCCTGCCACCTCTGCTTACACGTGCTTTCGCTGTCTGGAGTGCAAGGAACAGTGCCGGGACAAGGCTGGCATGGCAGCTCACTTCCAGCAGCTCGGGCCCCCTGCCCCTGGGGCCACCAGCAAT GTGTGCCCAAACTGCCCCATGATGCTCCCCAATCGCTGCAGCTTCAGCGCCCACCAGCGCATGCATAAGAATCGACCCCCCCACGTCTGTCCCGAGTGTGGGGGCAACTTCCTGCAAGCCAATTTTCAGACCCATCTCCGGGAGGCCTGTCTGCATGTCTCTCGCCGTGTAGGATACAG GTGCCCCAGCTGTTCAGTTGTGTTTGGGGGTGTGAACTCCATCAAGTCCCACATCCAGACGTCGCACTGCGAGGTTTTCCACAAGTGCCCCATCTGCCCTATGGCCTTCAAGTCTGGGCCCAGCGCCCACGCCCATCTCTACTCCCAGCATCCCAGCTTCCAAACGCAGCAGGCCAA GCTGATCTACAAGTGCGCCATGTGTGACACAGTCTTCACTCACAAACCCCTCCTCTCCTCACACTTCGACCAGCACCTGCTGCCCCAGCGTGTCAGTGTCTTTAAGTGCCCGTCTTGTCCTCTGCTCTTTGCCCAAAAAAGGACCATGCTAGAACATCTCAAG AACACCCATCAGTCTGGGCGCTTGGAGGAGACTGCTGGGAAAGGGGCCGGGGGTGCCCTGCTGACCCCCAAGGCTGAGCCCGAGGAGCTGGCTGTTTCTCAGGGAGGGGCAGCCCCTGCTACCGAGGAGTCATCTACATCTTCTGAAGAGGAGGAAGTACCCAGCTCCCCTGAGCCCCCCCGTCCAGCCAAACGGCCCCGGCGGGAACTAGGGAGCAAAGGCCtcaagggtgggggtggggggcctgGAGGCTGGACCTGTGGCCTGTGTCACTCCTGGTTCCCTGAGCGTGACGAGTATGTGAGCCACATGAAGAAGGAGCATGGCAAG TCAGTGAAAAAGTTTCCCTGTCGTCTGTGTGAGCGCTCCTTCTGCTCTGCCCCCAGCCTGAGGCGCCATGTCAGGGTCAATCACGAGGGCATCAAGCGAGTTTACCCCTGCAG GTATTGCACAGAGGGAAAACGCACCTTCAGCAGCCGCCTGATCCTGGAGAAACATGTCCAGGTCCGGCACGGCTTGCCACCTGGGGCCCAGTCCCCTGGCCGGGGGAGCACCCTGGCTCGGGGTCCCAGTGCCAGAGCCCAG GGACCAGGTCGGAAACGCCGCCAGTCTTCTGACTCTTGCAGTGAAGAGCCTGACAGCACAACACCGCCCGCCAAGACCCCCAGGGGTGGACCTGGATCTGGAGGCCATGGCCCCCTGCGCTACCGGAGCAGTGGCTCCATGGAACAGAGCCTTCTGGTGgggttgagggtggagggtggcgCCCAGCAGTGCCTCGACTGTGGCTTGTGCTTTGCCTCCCCTGGCTCCCTGAACCGGCACCGTTTCATCAGCCACAAGAAGAGACGGGGTGTGGGTAAAGCCAGTGCCCTggggctgggggatggggaggacgAGGCCCCTCCATCAAGGTCTGACCCCGATGGTGGAGACTCACCCCTGCCAGCTTCGGGAGGCCCACTGACCTGTAAGGTCTGTGGCAAAAGCTGCGACAGCCCTCTCAACCTCAAGACCCACTTCCGCACGCATGGCATGGCGTTCATCAGGGCTCGGCAGGGGGCTGTCGGGGACAACTAG
- the ZNF687 gene encoding zinc finger protein 687 isoform X1 has product MGRGFGKLVISSSFVGLDAVVEVYPSWSACLGPADMGDMKTPDFDDLLAAFDIPDIDANEAIHSGPEESEGPAGPGKPEPSVGGESGDTAAASAGDDSGVPAPASDHGLPPTDISVVSVIVKNTVCPEQSEALAGGSAGDGARAVGVTKEGPVGPHLMQNGFGDPEPSLPGTPHSPVPPSGGTWKEKGMEGKAPLDLFAHFGPEPGEHPDPLPPSAPSPPREGAMTPPPFPSPFELVQENGPGMQPPVSSPPLGALKQESCSPSHPQGLARQGSGSSPDATGIPGSTSPPRVAGVPFFKQSPGHQSPLASPKVPICQLLKEEDDEGPVDKSSPGSPQSPSSGAEAADEDSNDSPASSSSSRPLKVRIKTIKTSCGNITRTVTRVPSDPDPPAPLSEGAFLAEASLLKLSPVTPTPEGPKVVSVQLGDGTRLKGTVLPVATIQNASTAMLMAASVARKAVVLPGAGTSPKMIAKNVLSLVPQALPKAEGRAGLGTGGQKVNGASVVMVQPSKTATGPSAGGGTVISRTQSSLVEAFNKILNSKNLLPAYRPNLSPPAEAGLALPPTGYRCLECGDAFSLEKSLARHYDRRSMRIEVTCNHCARRLVFFNKCSLLLHAREHKDKGLVMQCSHLVMRPVALDQMVGQPDITPLLPVAVPTVSGPLALPALGKSEGAVTSSAITTVAAEAPVLPLSTEPPAAPATSAYTCFRCLECKEQCRDKAGMAAHFQQLGPPAPGATSNVCPNCPMMLPNRCSFSAHQRMHKNRPPHVCPECGGNFLQANFQTHLREACLHVSRRVGYRCPSCSVVFGGVNSIKSHIQTSHCEVFHKCPICPMAFKSGPSAHAHLYSQHPSFQTQQAKLIYKCAMCDTVFTHKPLLSSHFDQHLLPQRVSVFKCPSCPLLFAQKRTMLEHLKNTHQSGRLEETAGKGAGGALLTPKAEPEELAVSQGGAAPATEESSTSSEEEEVPSSPEPPRPAKRPRRELGSKGLKGGGGGPGGWTCGLCHSWFPERDEYVSHMKKEHGKSVKKFPCRLCERSFCSAPSLRRHVRVNHEGIKRVYPCRYCTEGKRTFSSRLILEKHVQVRHGLPPGAQSPGRGSTLARGPSARAQGPGRKRRQSSDSCSEEPDSTTPPAKTPRGGPGSGGHGPLRYRSSGSMEQSLLVGLRVEGGAQQCLDCGLCFASPGSLNRHRFISHKKRRGVGKASALGLGDGEDEAPPSRSDPDGGDSPLPASGGPLTCKVCGKSCDSPLNLKTHFRTHGMAFIRARQGAVGDN; this is encoded by the exons ATGGGGAGAG GGTTTGGCAAACTCGTCATCTCTAGCAGCTTTGTAGGATTGGATGCCGTGGTGGAGGTGTACCCGAGCTGGAGTGCAT GTCTGGGACCTGCCGATATGGGGGACATGAAGACCCCTGATTTTGATGACCTCCTTGCTGCCTTTGACATCCCTGACATTGATGCGAATGAAGCCATCCATTCTGGGCCAGAAGAAAGCGAGGGGCCAGCAGGACCAGGGAAGCCAGAACCCAGCGTGGGAGGTGAATCTGGAGACACAGCAGCAGCCTCTGCCGGGGACGACTCTGGAGTTCCAGCCCCGGCCTCTGACCATGGCCTGCCACCGACAGACATTTCTGTAGTCAGTGTCATTGTCAAGAACACTGTGTGTCCCGAGCAGTCTGAGGCCCTGGCTGGAGGCTCAGCAGGAGATGGGGCCCGGGCTGTGGGGGTAACTAAGGAAGGGCCTGTGGGGCCTCATCTAATGCAGAATGGTTTTGGGGACCCTGAACCTTCCCTCCCAGGAACCCCCCACTCTCCTGTTCCTCCCAGTGGGGGCACTTGGAAAGAAAAAGGCATGGAAGGCAAAGCTCCCTTGGACCTGTTTGCTCATTTTGGGCCTGAGCCAGGGGAGCACCCAGatcccctgcctccctctgcaCCCTCTCCGCCTCGGGAAGGGGCTATGACTCCacctcctttcccctctccctttGAGCTGGTCCAGGAGAATGGCCCAGGCATGCAGCCCCCTGTTTCTTCCCCACCACTGGGGGCCTTGAAGCAGGAGAGCTGCAGTCCCAGTCATCCCCAGGGCCTAGCCCGGCAAGGCTCAGGCTCTAGCCCCGACGCCACGGGCATCCCTGGTAGCACCTCGCCTCCCCGAGTTGCTGGGGTGCCCTTCTTCAAGCAGTCTCCAGGGCACCAGAGCCCTCTTGCGTCCCCCAAAGTGCCCATCTGTCAGCTCTTGAAGGAAGAAGATGATGAGGGGCCAGTGGACAAGTCTTCCCCAGGAAGTCCCCAGAGTCCCTCTagtggggctgaggctgcagaTGAGGACAGCAATGACtcccctgcctcttccagctcctcTAGGCCTCTTAAGGTGCGGATCAAGACCATCAAAACATCCTGTGGGAATATCACGAGGACTGTAACTCGGGTCCCCTCAGATCCTGATCCACCTGCTCCCTTGTCTGAGGGGGCCTTCTTGGCCGAGGCTAGCCTCTTGAAGCTGTCCCCTGTAACACCGACCCCTGAGGGTCCAAAGGTAGTGAGTGTCCAGCTGGGTGATGGTACAAGGCTGAAAGGCACTGTGCTGCCTGTGGCCACCATCCAAAACGCCAGTACTGCCATGCTGATGGCAGCCAGTGTGGCCCGCAAGGCTGTGGTGCTGCCTGGGGCCGGCACCAGCCCTAAGATGATTGCAAAGAATGTGCTAAGCCTGGTGCCCCAAGCCCTGCCTAAGGCAGAGGGGCGGGCAGGGCTGGGGACTGGGGGACAGAAGGTGAATGGTGCCTCGGTGGTGATGGTGCAGCCTTCAAAGACAGCCACTGGGCCAAGTGCAGGGGGCGGCACGGTGATCTCACGGACCCAGTCCAGCCTGGTGGAGGCCTTCAACAAGATTCTCAACAGTAAGAACCTGCTCCCTGCCTATAGGCCAAACCTGAGCCCACCAGCTGAGGCTGGGCTGGCCCTGCCTCCCACGGGCTACCGCTGCCTGGAGTGTGGGGATGCCTTCTCGTTGGAGAAGAGCCTGGCACGGCACTATGACCGCCGGAGCATGCGTATCGAGGTCACCTGCAACCACTGCGCCCGCCGCCTGGTCTTCTTCAACAAGTGCAGCCTGCTCCTGCACGCACGTGAACACAAGGACAAGGGGCTTGTCATGCAGTGCTCACACTTGGTCATGAGGCCTGTAGCCCTTGACCAGATGGTGGGGCAGCCAGACATCACACCCCTGCTGCCTGTAGCTGTCCCAACTGTCTCTGGACCTCTGGCCTTGCCTGCCTTGGGCAAGAGTGAGGGGGCCGTCACCTCCTCTGCCATTACCACAGTTGCTGCTGAGGCCCCTGTCCTGCCGCTCTCCACAGAGCCGCCCGCTGCCCCTGCCACCTCTGCTTACACGTGCTTTCGCTGTCTGGAGTGCAAGGAACAGTGCCGGGACAAGGCTGGCATGGCAGCTCACTTCCAGCAGCTCGGGCCCCCTGCCCCTGGGGCCACCAGCAAT GTGTGCCCAAACTGCCCCATGATGCTCCCCAATCGCTGCAGCTTCAGCGCCCACCAGCGCATGCATAAGAATCGACCCCCCCACGTCTGTCCCGAGTGTGGGGGCAACTTCCTGCAAGCCAATTTTCAGACCCATCTCCGGGAGGCCTGTCTGCATGTCTCTCGCCGTGTAGGATACAG GTGCCCCAGCTGTTCAGTTGTGTTTGGGGGTGTGAACTCCATCAAGTCCCACATCCAGACGTCGCACTGCGAGGTTTTCCACAAGTGCCCCATCTGCCCTATGGCCTTCAAGTCTGGGCCCAGCGCCCACGCCCATCTCTACTCCCAGCATCCCAGCTTCCAAACGCAGCAGGCCAA GCTGATCTACAAGTGCGCCATGTGTGACACAGTCTTCACTCACAAACCCCTCCTCTCCTCACACTTCGACCAGCACCTGCTGCCCCAGCGTGTCAGTGTCTTTAAGTGCCCGTCTTGTCCTCTGCTCTTTGCCCAAAAAAGGACCATGCTAGAACATCTCAAG AACACCCATCAGTCTGGGCGCTTGGAGGAGACTGCTGGGAAAGGGGCCGGGGGTGCCCTGCTGACCCCCAAGGCTGAGCCCGAGGAGCTGGCTGTTTCTCAGGGAGGGGCAGCCCCTGCTACCGAGGAGTCATCTACATCTTCTGAAGAGGAGGAAGTACCCAGCTCCCCTGAGCCCCCCCGTCCAGCCAAACGGCCCCGGCGGGAACTAGGGAGCAAAGGCCtcaagggtgggggtggggggcctgGAGGCTGGACCTGTGGCCTGTGTCACTCCTGGTTCCCTGAGCGTGACGAGTATGTGAGCCACATGAAGAAGGAGCATGGCAAG TCAGTGAAAAAGTTTCCCTGTCGTCTGTGTGAGCGCTCCTTCTGCTCTGCCCCCAGCCTGAGGCGCCATGTCAGGGTCAATCACGAGGGCATCAAGCGAGTTTACCCCTGCAG GTATTGCACAGAGGGAAAACGCACCTTCAGCAGCCGCCTGATCCTGGAGAAACATGTCCAGGTCCGGCACGGCTTGCCACCTGGGGCCCAGTCCCCTGGCCGGGGGAGCACCCTGGCTCGGGGTCCCAGTGCCAGAGCCCAG GGACCAGGTCGGAAACGCCGCCAGTCTTCTGACTCTTGCAGTGAAGAGCCTGACAGCACAACACCGCCCGCCAAGACCCCCAGGGGTGGACCTGGATCTGGAGGCCATGGCCCCCTGCGCTACCGGAGCAGTGGCTCCATGGAACAGAGCCTTCTGGTGgggttgagggtggagggtggcgCCCAGCAGTGCCTCGACTGTGGCTTGTGCTTTGCCTCCCCTGGCTCCCTGAACCGGCACCGTTTCATCAGCCACAAGAAGAGACGGGGTGTGGGTAAAGCCAGTGCCCTggggctgggggatggggaggacgAGGCCCCTCCATCAAGGTCTGACCCCGATGGTGGAGACTCACCCCTGCCAGCTTCGGGAGGCCCACTGACCTGTAAGGTCTGTGGCAAAAGCTGCGACAGCCCTCTCAACCTCAAGACCCACTTCCGCACGCATGGCATGGCGTTCATCAGGGCTCGGCAGGGGGCTGTCGGGGACAACTAG